From the genome of Solanum lycopersicum chromosome 12, SLM_r2.1:
TTCAAAGTAGTACAATATCCTCAAATTACTCTCCCATGTGTGTGTATTATCTTTATTCTACATAGGaaaatgtttcctttttatttgtccacgtattaaaaataataaataaataaaatctagtGCTTGTAtgttttggtatatatataattagtggAATCATCAAATATACTAAAGAGAGTGAGAAACTCAAATCTTTATTAATTACTCTCAATCCAAAGCTCCTATATTATTGGCTTCTAGGATTTCAACTTTTCACTTTGACTTAATTCTTCTATTCAAACATCAtcacaaaattcattttttttttcaaatatgaagGTTGgtcaaaatttaagttttaaattatcCTAGATTTGTTTCATAATTTTCAATTGAAATATCTATTTAtgtctattttttgttttggctTGTAGTTCTTTAATTGGATGCATAACAAGCTCAATGGTGGACAAGGAAGTAGGAGGTCTAATGCTATGCCAATTACTACAAGTAACACTTCTTCCTCTTTCTCGTAAAAACTCgtattcttcaaaaatgttaCTGCAATAATTACATGTCAGACTTTCGTGCATTTTTAATATATCCACGACATCCATTACATCGTCGTATGTGCTCATTAGCATTCACCTAGCTAAAACTCACACATTTCAAAATTGACTTCGTCATCCGATCATTTTTTGTGATTCTATGCATAGTGAGAGTTCAGtgcatttaattaataaaaaattaataaattttggaaatttgagAAGAATGATGGATTGTCTCAATATTTGGTAAATTTGTTTAATTCTATCGTACTAATATATTtctaactaatttatttttttatcgtcACAGATCATAATATAAATGAAGAATTCAAAGATTGGCCAGATTCGTTGTTATCAATTGGAACTTTTGGCAATAGAAGCAGTGATCTCAAAGAACAGAGCAAATTACACGTGAAAGACGATGAACTaacttcttattcttcttctccaGAATTAGCAGAATTCACGTCTGAAGAAGTCGAGAAGTTACAGAAGGAGTTAACAAAGTTACTATCACGAAAACCACCACCAACTGCTAGTAATTCTGAGTTTGTTGACATCAAGAACGGCGCTGCCAATGCTGATGATATCCTTCCGTTGGACAGATTTCTTAATTGTCCATCGAGCTTGGAAGTTGATCGTAGGGTTAATTCCAGTAGATTTAGCAGTGTTAATTACTCGTACGATTACGACGAGGAAGAAATCGACAGAACAATAAGAGTAATTATAGGTAGATGCAAGGATGTTTGTAGAAAACAGAGCAAAAAGAAATCAATTGGGATGAAATCAATTTCTTTCCTTCTCAAGAAAATGCTTGTTTGTACAAAGGGTGGTTTTGCTCCCGCTCCCAATTTACGTGACACATTTCCCGAATCAAGAATGGAGAAGGTAACTATTTTTTCCCActaatttaagatttaaatttaataaatttaatacgTAACGAACGAAGCATTAATTAGTTCTAATTGGACTTTAAATATGTCCTTACACTTACTTTTACCTTTATGAGTTCAATATTTACTATTGAACTCgcgatatttaatatttatttaaaattttaatagtttttttgttatttgtgttaacaaaattttatatttattattatagctTTTGAGGACAATGCTTTCCAAGAAAATACatccccaaaatgcccctcgAACATCAACAAAGAGATATTTAGAGGAAAAACATGCACaaagagaagagaaagaagagaaaaaaagagaggaaaataGTTATGATGGATCTAAATGGGTGAAGACTGATTCTGAATGTAAgtaatattttgtaaaatattttcaacaaaaataaaattaaaaattattattagcttgattatattaattaaaaactttttttttttttgcagttaTCGTCTTGGAAATATAGATATCGCCTCTCTGCTAGTTGTTCCATTCAGGAAAAGTCAATGTATtatgataatataaattttttgtttaggGCAAAAAGGTCAAATTTACTCATGTACTATCGTCTCTGTTAGACTTTTGTTCTATTATTATCCACGTTAGAGGTCTTGTATAAATCCTTATTATATAGGGTGAAGATAATCGCCTTTTCCTAACGGAAGGATAATATTAGACCAGAAATCTTCGTTCGATTGTAACTAGTACAGGGGCAAATTTGAccatttttccatttttctctACAATCCTGTTAGGGTTTTTCTTCAAAGCAGACCTTAATGGCCCTCCAATATTGTACAAATATAGCTTTATCTAAGGTTTCTTGTCCTTTTTTTCATGGTTGTATCTGTTAATAATGGATGCAACACATGTTGTgtgatgttttcttttttataaaagaaaatcttgTGATTTGTACTGATCTGTTGGgaatgtttatattattttgttatatgtTATAATATTATAGAAATGTAGTACAAGAAGTCTCTTTAATCTTCTTTTAAGTACCTAGTACTATTTGTGACTTAGAAAATGTTGCATTAGTTGGCATAATGTGTGTTATTATTTAGCAAGAGAAATGTCCAATCAAAACAACACATAGTTcataatttatcttattttttttatgttatcatCGTAGGTAAGACAGCTACTCTAAGATTTGAAGACGATGAGTATATAGCAATAtaattatctattattataattcatcaaaataaaaatttattgatgaaaaaatgtaaaagtcaaatatatgaacaaatctttaaatttgttgggtttttCCATCAGGTAATTGAACTATactatttttctattgaatcattgaaccaccCATAAATTTATTCCTTTTAAACACCGTTGGCTAATGTGGAACTATATTTTGTGAGAGATATTGATAGATGATACATATGGTTTTCCTGaactcattagtccaattgatagatcgagaataattgtgttttaattcaagtcatttgaacacattagaagACAATGAGACTAACACATAGTTtgtcttcattccttcaatcaaaatcattacaatacgaacacaattgaaggcatttacaatagaaaagtcAATCAGACAACAATATCTAAAAGGAACAAATTGTGagtggttcaatgattcaatatgAAAATGACATAGTTGAGATATCTGAAGAAAAAAACTCaacaaatttagaaatttatttatgaattcggtcaaaattaaataataacagtaactaattattatttatatatataatctaacAATGCAATCTCTTTTATAAAAATGCATTTAGGAGGGATTGAATAGATTGAATTATAGTTAGTCATTATtgatagaattatttttttttaataatatataaaaatttgatgcaagtctaaaaatcttaaaagagcccaaaaattagattttggcctaaataccattttttttttctatattttggaATCTTGATTTTTTGCCAAAACTTGATACTCACATTTTAAGGCCAAACcgattttaccaattttcttcttcaaaaacacCTAGCAAACATCTATGGCcaaacaagttttaaaaactcaTATATACTTTTCCTTATATCTTTcatggttttttttttctctaaataaGTATTGCTTTAACAAAAATacatactattttaaaatttaagataaacataatatttaattattttcagtTATACCCTTATATTAAAGAGTTATATATGACAATACttgttttgaaattatatatttttattaaatgacATAAAATGAGTTGTAACAacacttattttgaaatttaatactatgatcttctcttttttatttatttatattatttaatttttgactaCGACATACTTTATCCTtcataagataaaaaataagatCTATCAGCTATGATATTTAGTTTTACTTGTCCATTAAATTTTGTATACTCtcaaaaaataatgattgattATTCGTTTATATAGATAATTGATTATAATAGTATGAACTTGAAATGTCAAACTCCATATTGAAAACCTTGTTAGAGATCGCTCTTTATTACTTTTTCTCTTCATTTCCCAAAATTCTCACTTTGATGGAAGCCATGTGTCAACTCCTGGAAACTCCATTCATGCCCACCTACCGATTGAGGAAAACACTACCAATTCCTGAATCGAGGGACTACACGCCCTTTCCGAGGGTAGGCTCATGATAACACTCTTATAAAACTAAGCtctcttaaaattttgaataaaatgtcAAACCAACCATATCTTAGTTTCAAATACTGAATAAGTAATTGTTATTAAAACTCCTAGAAATGCAAACATGCTACATCTTGTTCTCATGCATCCTACTTAACAAATAAACTTTCTGGTAAATCCCTACTAaacaacaatattaattttaagtGTTTAAAAGGTATTAGCCCTAATTAAAAtgtctaaataaataatttaaacaacTTTAAAGAGGGTCTGTTGACTTGAGCCAATAAAACATAAActaatgttattttgatttgacATTTCTCTTACTTGATATAATAATTTActaaaactttttttcttttgaaaaatggGTCCACGTACGCATGtttactctctctctcttttccgaattcataaatttttaaaattattggaTAAAATAAGAGGCGGTAGTTTCAAACTTAcaattttattatcaaaataagTTTTGCTTAGCGGTgtcatttaattcaaatttatacattattacattaattttatgtatctatatttaataaaaataacacatgaatcaatattattgtaacgacctgtttagtcgttttgaccagcagattttatttctaaaaaaacaggctgaggcgacgaacccaacgacggaccgtcatgggcacgacggaccttcgcagggtctcgtttcaaaacacttagaaaatctgaaattgggtactgaaaatcgactctctgaacttcgtaacggagtggcaggacggaccgtcacaggccattcacccaaaatcaagtttttgaactatgcgacggacagcaggacggaccgtcgcaagcgcgacggcccgtcacaagcgcgacggcccgtcacagcttgtgtaatcccagttggagtcggatttctggttaagttttaagggacgtttttgactattcttgccttaattataaagttcgtgggtttatattaataactcaaattcttgggggttaaaagaggtaaccttaagttaattagtggggtattattgccatcttttattcttaattatatactaattatggtaaaagaaagagggtttgaataagaaaatagaaagaacaagaagggagagagagaaacgatcgagagaaaaggaaaacaccaagctttgaggattaacttgcttgatttcaattcttcggtggaggtaggttatggttttcatgctttcatagtaaactcttaatcgagaatgatatgtattggtagtattgtaaaccctactatatgcttaattgtatgtttgcatgaatatgattatgtgattgtgataacataagcatgatgaaaatattgaatcccaaatcttgaaaagaaacttcaatatacattattaatgatgatgccttggtatagaagaaggcttgatgaattaaagtaatgggattgatgatgccttggtatagaagaaggcttgatgaattaaagtaatgggattgatgataccttggtatagagaaggcttgatgatttacagaatgatattagtggatcggagtgtcacgttccgacacatagtattagtggatcggagtgtcacgttccgacacatagtattagtggatcggagtgtcacgttccgacacatagtattagtgggacggttgtcacgaaccgacacgtagaattaggggatcggagtgtcacgtaccgacacatataggggatcggagtgtcacgtaccgacacatataggggattgggtgtcacgaaccgacacgtagaattaggggatcggagtgtcacgtatcgacacatagtagtaggggatcggagtgtcacgtaccgacacatataggggatcggagtgtcacgtaccgacacatataggggatcgggtgtcacgaaccgacacgtagaattaggagatcggagtgtcacgtaccgacacatagtagtaggggatcggagtgtaacgtaccgacacaagaggaagaaagataatgaatcttgaaagatgataatatattcaatctaatgaacttaattcccaaatgagtatggtattgaggcttgagccctcatggatgaacttgatggtacttattgatgattatagtacctgttgttgctacatgttgagttttatagttgatttatgatattacttgatatatatactgttctctatttgagttgaccgatgatatctactcagtacccgtggtttgtactgacccctacttttatgttttcttctggttatttgtggagtgcagcaaacgttccgtcatcttcaactcagcagtgattctagccagtcttcgtcataccggatattcagggtgagctaatgcttctagcttggactgggtcttcttcttcaagtcttgatgccttgaacttccggcatggactagcttcttatgtatttttagcttttagaatactcttagtttagtcatttgatcgtagatgttcttgtgatgatgacttccagattttggggaataatagatgttgaattttagaagttaatgaattggtctttatttaatgagtttaagtcttccgcattactttctgcttatattatattgaaatgttaaggtttagattggttggttcgctcacataggagggtaagtgtgggtgccagtggcgacccggatttgggtcgtgacaattattGGATGACAAAATTAACAAAAgcaattttttagtaaaattggtaaaaaatttcaaatttttaacaaCAATTCAAGATCCCAAAAtctagagagaaaaaaaatgatatttaggTGAAAATCTAGTTTTTGGgttcttttaagatttttaaacttgcatcaaaattttatattttatcaaaagaaagaaaaaaagtccATCAATTATGACTGTAACTATAATTCAATCTATTCGTTCCCTCCTTAAATGCATTTTTATTAAAGAGATTGCATTGTTagattatacataaaaataataattagttacaattatttactttttttcataaatagatTTTCATTCTGATAAATTACGATAActgataattatattattagtgaTTTATTATCGCGATATTATGTTTGTGTACCGTATTATTTAGATCACTATGTAATTAAAAAttggacaactttcacatatagcaaacaaaaaattcatatttgtatgttatagcaaactttgcataattgcgctccatagcaaacataaaactgtataatttgctatacatatacaattgtataattcgctggcctaaattgtataattcgctggcctatttcgttgcaattgtataatttgttttgcatacagttgaatcgaattaaaatgtatgtatattgcataattataagtgtatagcaagaagatatatgtttttctcgctttatacaaaaacagaaacacaatatatacacttcttgtaacgacccgctaggtcgttttgagaattaggactatttttactctttctgaaaaaaataaaaattaaaggggGGTATTTTAACTATTGATAACTACAAGTACCTAgttgatgaaacttttattaaataagtaatatagataataGATTAGTGGGGTTTCACGGTTAACATACTCTTGTTCAGAAAATAAAAGGGGTGGAGGCAGAAACTTACCGTAAGCGACAAACGAGAGGAATAACAATAAGAATTGCTCAGGTAAACGCAAgcaattttcattctttctcaattctgcaTATTAAAATAGGTTGTCAGAGGGCATtagattgttgttattattttattcttatgttgttatttaagagtgtttttttttttgttttcatgg
Proteins encoded in this window:
- the LOC101266104 gene encoding protein NEGATIVE GRAVITROPIC RESPONSE OF ROOTS — protein: MKFFNWMHNKLNGGQGSRRSNAMPITTNHNINEEFKDWPDSLLSIGTFGNRSSDLKEQSKLHVKDDELTSYSSSPELAEFTSEEVEKLQKELTKLLSRKPPPTASNSEFVDIKNGAANADDILPLDRFLNCPSSLEVDRRVNSSRFSSVNYSYDYDEEEIDRTIRVIIGRCKDVCRKQSKKKSIGMKSISFLLKKMLVCTKGGFAPAPNLRDTFPESRMEKLLRTMLSKKIHPQNAPRTSTKRYLEEKHAQREEKEEKKREENSYDGSKWVKTDSEFIVLEI